A single region of the Salmo salar chromosome ssa16, Ssal_v3.1, whole genome shotgun sequence genome encodes:
- the LOC106573193 gene encoding dual specificity tyrosine-phosphorylation-regulated kinase 4 isoform X6, which yields MFPEINNKKFNSEGTLPHLEPPVIQVVVSNAKLHHQQSDSILPHIANKGVQSNYQTHQDERSKPSSQFPMRFGSSVENLSDSITTKGLSNKLEDKKLYEGQRLPMSPTEALRHFQERLTEFEQEEIMDYSEIWFLGLETKKIEGSHGIPQNAGYDDEHGSYNKVLHDHIGFRFEVLEVIGKGSFGQVLKCLDHKTQELVAIKVIRNKKRFHHQALVELKILDAVRRKDRENCHNVIHMKEYFYFRNHLCISFELLGVNLYELIKKNNFQGFSLALIRRFTHSLLKCLQMLHKEKIIHCDLKPENILLSQKGQGNIKVVDFGSSCYEQQRVYTYIQSRFYRSPEVILGHPYSMAIDMWSLGCIMAELYTGFPLFPGESEVEQIACIMEVFGMPPNDFVQTASRKRLFFDSKGNPRNITNSKGKKRRPNSKDLASVLKTNDPLYLDFLRRCLMWDPTKRMTPDEAMQHEWIQEARLNKLRPKTRPMMRKPSESMSSTENNYKATYRKIVTNRTAEKIGSDSNNKLKRDLSAKAGGKMVTAERLRPIGASAEEQLCEGVAKVNRDTNHEASEERPVHIIIKPQLDVGTDGECQESSQCLPPIM from the exons ATGTTTCCCGAAATTAATAACAAG aAGTTTAACTCGGAGGGGACCTTGCCCCATCTGGAGCCCCCGGTGATACAGGTGGTTGTCAGCAATGCCAAACTCCACCACCAGCAGTCCGATAGCATCCTGCCCCACATCGCCAACAAGGGGGTGCAGAGCAACTACCAGACACACCAG GATGAGAGATCAAAGCCCTCCTCCCAGTTCCCCATGCGGTTCGGCTCCTCCGTGGAGAACCTGTCTGACTCCATCACCACCAAGGGCCTCAGCAACAAGCTGGAGGATAAGAAGCTTTATGAGGGACAGAGGCTGCCCATGTCTCCCACAGAGGCACTGAGGCACTTCCAGGAGCGTCTGACAGAGTTTGAGCAGGAGGAGATCATGGACTACTCAGAGATCTGGTTCCTGGGTCTGGAGACCAAGAAGATTGAGGGCTCTCACGGGATTCCTCAGAACGCAGGCTACGACGACGAGCACGGCAGCTACAACAAG GTTTTACACGACCACATTGGCTTCCGCTTTGAGGTGTTGGAGGTAATCGGGAAGGGATCCTTTGGACAGGTCCTGAAATGTCTGGACCACAAGACCCAAGAACTGGTTGCCATCAAGGTCATTCGCAACAAGAAAAG GTTTCATCACCAGGCCCTAGTGGAACTAAAGATCCTGGATGCTGTGAGGAGGAAAGACAGGGAAAACTGCCACAATGTCATCCATATGAAGGAATACTTCTACTTccgcaaccatctctgcatctcCTTCGAGCTGctagg AGTCAACCTTTATGAGCTGATCAAGAAGAACAATTTCCAGGGCTTCAGTCTGGCCTTGATTCGTCGTTTCACCCACTCCCTGCTCAAGTGCCTGCAGATGCTGCATAAGGAGAAGATCATTCACTGTGACCTCAAACCG GAAAACATCCTTCTGTCTCAGAAAGGACAAGGAAATATCAAGGTGGTGGACTTTGGGTCCAGCTGTTATGAGCAGCAGAGAG TCTACACCTACATCCAGAGTCGTTTCTACCGCTCCCCAGAGGTGATCCTGGGCCACCCCTACAGTATGGCCATCGACATGTGGAGCCTGGGCTGCATCATGGCTGAGCTCTACACCGGCTTCCCGCTATTCCCTGGGGAGAGCGAGGTGGAGCAGATCGCCTGCATCATGGAG GTATTCGGAATGCCTCCCAATGATTTTGTGCAGACAGCATCCAGGAAAAGATTGTTTTTCG ACTCCAAAGGAAaccccagaaacatcacaaacagCAAAGGGAAGAAGAGGCGGCCCAATTCCAAAGACCTGGCCAGTGTGTTGAAAACCAATGATCCTCTGTACCTGGACTTCCTTCGACGCTGCCTCAT GTGGGATCCAACCAAGCGTATGACACCAGATGAGGCGATGCAACATGAGTGGATCCAGGAGGCCCGTCTCAACAAGCTCAGGCCCAAAACACGACCCATGATGAGGAAGCCCAGTGAAAGCATGAGCAGCACAGAAAACAACTACAAGGCCACTTACCGCAAAATAGTCACTAACAGGACAG CTGAGAAGATCGGGTCCGATAGCAACAACAAGCTGAAGAGGGACCTCTCCGCCAAGGCAGGGGGCAAGATGGTGACCGCTGAGCGACTACGTCCCATTGGAGCGTCAGCAGAGGAGCAGTTGTGTGAGGGCGTGGCCAAGGTCAACAGGGACACCAATCACGAGGCGAGCGAGGAGAGGCCCGTGCACATCATCATCAAGCCTCAGCTAGATGTGGGCACCGACGGAGAGTGCCAGGAGTCGTCCCAGTGTCTGCCCCCTATCATGTAG